A region of the Microbacterium sp. SL75 genome:
TGGGCGTACAGCGCCAGCTGCACGGGTGAGCGCAGGTTGAGCGCGAGGCGGCGCCGCACCGTGGGACCCCTCACGGTTCGCGCGCGCCCGGGCACGAAACCCCGTGCCGTGGGCACCAACGCCAGGAACACGGCCGCGGCCACCGCGCAGAGGAACACCACGGATGCCACCCCCCACCGCCACCCGGCGAACTCGGCGACGAACCCCGAAGCGACGCGGCCCGACAGGCCTCCCACGGTGGTGCCGGCGATGTAGGAACCGGCGGCAGCCGCCACGAAACGCGGCGAGACCTCTTCGCTCAGATATGCCAGAGCGACAGCGGGCACCGCACCGAGTGCCACGCCTTCCAGCAGCCGCAGCGCCAGCAGCAAGCTGAGATCGTGAGCGAACGGTGTGACGGCGCCGAGCAGCGTGGCGGCGATGACACCGATCGCCATCGCCGGAACCCGACCGATCCGGTCGGCCACCAGCGACCACGGGATGACCGCCGTAGCCAACCCGAGAGTGGAAGCGGACACGGTCGAGGCGGCGCCCGCCGGCCCCGACGCCACATCGACGGCGATCGCGGGAAGCACGGCCTGCGTTGCGTAGAGCTGCGCGAACGTCGCGACACCGCCGAAGAAGAGACCGATCAGGAGACGCCGGTACTCGCGGCTCCCGGGCAGGTGTCCCGAAAAGCCGCTCACGTCATCGACCCTATCGATCCCGCAGTGGGTGAGGTGATGCGTCGGTGGGCCCTTCCCTACGGAAGAACGCACCGACGCGGTACCGCACCGAAAGTGCCCGTAAATGCGAAATGGCCACCCAACGTTGGGTGGCCATTTCGACTGAAAAGAAGTCCGGCGGTGTCCTACTCTCCCACAG
Encoded here:
- a CDS encoding MFS transporter; translated protein: MSGFSGHLPGSREYRRLLIGLFFGGVATFAQLYATQAVLPAIAVDVASGPAGAASTVSASTLGLATAVIPWSLVADRIGRVPAMAIGVIAATLLGAVTPFAHDLSLLLALRLLEGVALGAVPAVALAYLSEEVSPRFVAAAAGSYIAGTTVGGLSGRVASGFVAEFAGWRWGVASVVFLCAVAAAVFLALVPTARGFVPGRARTVRGPTVRRRLALNLRSPVQLALYAQAFLLMGAFVAVYNYLGFHLAEPPFSLAPAVVTLLFLAYLAGTVSSPRAGALAVRYGRLPVLLGSIGVMAVGVVAMSIPSVAAVIAGLLAFTAGFFAAHAVASGWTPVAADPQARAQASSLYYMGYYGGSSLFGWLLGLVFASAGWVVFSSLVLGMCVLAFGVAMLALRPAPARSR